A region from the Hylaeus volcanicus isolate JK05 chromosome 6, UHH_iyHylVolc1.0_haploid, whole genome shotgun sequence genome encodes:
- the LOC128878187 gene encoding uncharacterized oxidoreductase YjmC produces MMQIMHRTILTASGIASRSPLDSSRLSSIVLQRMTSSDQGLDRTVVPKEDVIRFVRECLCKVGVTTEDSQTVGHHLMTADYSGHFSHGMNRLRMYVEDIECKVTDVAAKPQVLTDFQAIALVNGHNGLGHVIGKFSMELAIEKAKKFGIGMVATRGSNHYGICGYYTMMAIEQGLIGFSCTNTSPLMAPTRSKAKGLGTNPLSLGMGGLDGDHFHLDMATTAVALGKIELALRKNESIPSGWALGTDGKVTTDAENAYKASLLMPLGGEERTSGYKGYGLAAMVEILCGILSGSDFGPNIRDWTVKEKPADLGQCFMAINPEAFCYGSKDRLSKLLRQLRELPPAGDKPVLVAGDPERAAKQRVDQEGGITYHPNQLKDSKELAEKLGIEPMKLLSKKMIH; encoded by the exons ATGATGCAGATTATGCACAGAACTATTTTGACTGCGTCGGGGATCGCGTCGAGGTCCCCCTTGGATTCGTCGAGACTTAGTTCGATAGTCCTTCAAAGAATGACCTCCAGCGACCAGGGGCTTGATAGGACGGTAGTGCCCAAAGAGGATGTAATAAGGTTCGTTCGTGAATGCTTGTGCAAAGTTGGTGTTACGACCGAGGACAGCCAGACCGTCGGACATCACCTGATGACCGCCGATTATAGTGGTCACTTTAGCCACGGAATGAACAGACTACGAATGTATGTAGAGGATATCGAGTGCAAGGTTACCGACGTCGCCGCGAAACCGCAGGTCCTCACTGACTTTCAG GCGATAGCGTTGGTGAACGGTCACAATGGTCTGGGCCACGTGATCGGCAAGTTCAGTATGGAGCTAGCCATTGAAAAGGCGAAGAAGTTTGGTATCGGAATGGTGGCCACTCGTGGCTCGAATCATTACGGGATTTGCGGCTACTACACCATGATGGCAATCGAGCAAGGTCTGATAGGATTTAGTTGCACCAACACTAGTCCGTTAATGGCTCCGACTCGCAGCAAGGCCAAGGGGCTGGGCACCAATCCTCTGTCTCTGGGTATGGGTGGGCTAGACGGTGATCATTTTCATCTGGACATGGCTACGACAGCTGTGGCTCTGGGAAAGATCGAATTGGCTTTGAGAAAGAATGAATCCATACCATCAGGTTGGGCACTTGGAACAGACGGAAAAGTCACCACGGACGCCGAGAACGCGTACAAAGCGTCGCTTCTGATGCCTCTTGGCGGGGAAGAGCGTACTTCCGGCTACAAGGGTTACGGACTGGCCGCGATGGTCGAGATACTCTGTGGGATTTTATCAGGAAGCGATTTCGGGCCTAATATCAGAGATTGGACGGTCAAGGAAAAGCCTGCAGATCTTGGACAGTGCTTCATGGCCATTAATCCAGAAGCTTTCTGTTACGGATCAAAAGACAGGCTGTCGAAGTTGTTACGACAGTTGAGAGAACTGCCTCCTGCTGGAGACAAGCCTGTGCTGGTCGCTGGGGATCCGGAGAGAGCTGCTAAACAACGTGTGGATCAAGAGGGCGGAATCACGTATCATCCTAATCAGTTGAAGGATTCCAAGGAGTTGGCGGAAAAGTTAGGCATCGAGCCAATGAAACTGCTTTCTAAGAAAATGATCCACTAA